In Burkholderia gladioli, a genomic segment contains:
- a CDS encoding O-antigen ligase family protein, with translation MMPVDRRAARGGRLAGLTAGFVGRPGAPWFDAALVGLTFVAVVLYMSLRGAANFCLIMLAVLSFADLPAAWREAGRGINRRALLAAMVALAAPIVAVAIGQLLRGDWIARAFDAPSRLLLGIPVLLVFHYKRIDVVRIVSIAAPLALIGLVAQVHLDPHALAAWSGRYATYFVDTDTFGVYTVLLAVMATFAAATVAHTGGLRARILIAIGVIAGAYLVIGSQTRTAWLLVPIAVVLWFVLRRPRFDVKMLAGILAVILAGVAALYVFHGVADRLFSVYTETSSWVNRSNPDTSGGLRLTMWRIAMVLFAHRPLQGYGDNGYRAFLDAAWITSFASPRAIETISAGPHNELLANLLRSGIAGGIAVVLEFAVPLVLFWRARRANPRARLTADTGLVFMLCLMAACVTFEMFTLKYASTFNALMIAGLLAQALAERAQPDEATAGTASRDA, from the coding sequence ATGATGCCGGTCGATCGTCGCGCCGCGCGCGGGGGCCGGCTGGCTGGGTTGACGGCGGGCTTCGTCGGCCGCCCAGGCGCCCCCTGGTTCGATGCCGCGCTGGTCGGCCTGACTTTCGTCGCGGTCGTGCTGTACATGTCGCTGCGCGGCGCGGCCAATTTCTGCCTGATCATGCTGGCCGTGCTGTCGTTCGCCGACCTGCCGGCCGCTTGGCGCGAAGCCGGCCGCGGCATCAACCGGCGCGCGCTGCTGGCCGCCATGGTGGCGCTGGCCGCGCCGATCGTGGCGGTGGCGATCGGCCAGCTGCTGCGCGGAGACTGGATCGCCAGGGCGTTCGACGCGCCCTCGCGCCTGCTGCTCGGCATCCCCGTGCTGCTGGTGTTCCATTACAAGCGGATCGACGTGGTGCGCATCGTCAGCATCGCCGCGCCGCTGGCGCTGATCGGGCTGGTGGCGCAGGTGCACCTGGATCCGCACGCGCTTGCCGCCTGGAGCGGGCGCTACGCGACGTATTTCGTCGACACCGACACCTTCGGCGTCTACACCGTGCTGCTGGCCGTGATGGCCACCTTCGCCGCCGCGACGGTGGCGCACACGGGCGGCTTGCGCGCCCGGATCCTGATCGCCATCGGCGTGATCGCGGGCGCCTACCTGGTGATCGGTTCGCAGACGCGCACCGCGTGGCTGCTGGTGCCGATCGCCGTGGTGCTGTGGTTCGTGCTGCGCCGCCCCAGGTTCGACGTCAAGATGCTGGCCGGCATCCTGGCGGTGATCCTGGCCGGCGTGGCCGCGCTCTACGTGTTCCATGGCGTGGCTGACCGGCTGTTCAGCGTCTATACCGAGACCTCGTCGTGGGTCAATCGCTCGAACCCCGACACGTCGGGCGGGCTGCGGCTGACGATGTGGCGGATCGCCATGGTGCTGTTCGCGCATCGGCCGCTGCAGGGATACGGGGACAACGGCTACCGCGCCTTTCTCGATGCGGCGTGGATCACCTCCTTCGCCAGCCCGCGCGCCATCGAGACGATCTCGGCCGGGCCGCACAACGAACTGCTCGCCAACCTGCTGCGTTCGGGGATCGCCGGCGGGATTGCGGTGGTGCTGGAGTTCGCGGTGCCGCTGGTGCTGTTCTGGCGCGCGCGTCGTGCCAATCCGCGGGCCCGCCTGACGGCCGATACCGGCCTGGTGTTCATGCTGTGCCTGATGGCGGCCTGCGTCACGTTCGAGATGTTCACGCTGAAGTACGCCTCGACCTTCAATGCGCTGATGATCGCGGGCCTGCTGGCCCAGGCGCTGGCCGAACGTGCCCAGCCCGACGAGGCCACGGCCGGAACGGCCTCGCGCGACGCCTGA
- a CDS encoding beta-1,4-mannosyl-glycoprotein beta-1,4-N-acetylglucosaminyltransferase → MNPSRPKIYDCFCYFNEDMLLELRLETLWDHVDYFVIAESRYTQVGDEKPLNFDSERFARFRDKIRYLAIDHLPPGEPDMWKNENYQRSYLMHGLHDAAPDDLVVVSDLDEIPRPECLRQYDPRRYLRADLHQYCYAYFLNNRLMDGEGFADWIGTRVTSYRHLTQFFGNVNAVRSYKSAGLLRSLKRAWFRRRKVQHIHDAGWHFSWVTSPEAMILKMKSVADQKFMRDEFQDVAYIESRIRSGQDVLDRPLRYVPQALEPRQFPRGIVEARERYARWLIDAPAGAGATRGQA, encoded by the coding sequence ATGAATCCGTCCCGTCCGAAGATCTACGACTGTTTCTGCTATTTCAACGAGGACATGCTGCTCGAGCTGCGGCTCGAGACCTTGTGGGACCACGTCGACTATTTCGTGATCGCCGAGTCGCGCTACACGCAGGTCGGTGATGAAAAGCCGCTGAATTTCGACAGCGAGCGCTTCGCGCGCTTTCGCGACAAGATCCGCTATCTCGCGATCGACCACCTGCCGCCGGGCGAGCCCGACATGTGGAAGAACGAGAACTACCAGCGCAGCTACCTGATGCACGGCCTGCACGACGCGGCGCCCGACGACCTGGTCGTGGTGTCCGACCTCGACGAGATCCCGCGCCCGGAATGCCTGCGCCAGTACGATCCGCGCCGCTACCTGCGCGCCGACCTGCACCAGTACTGCTACGCCTATTTCCTGAACAACCGCCTGATGGACGGCGAGGGTTTCGCCGACTGGATCGGCACGCGCGTGACCAGCTACCGGCACCTGACGCAGTTCTTCGGCAACGTCAACGCGGTGCGCTCCTACAAGTCGGCGGGGCTCTTGCGCTCGCTCAAGCGCGCCTGGTTCCGGCGCCGCAAGGTCCAGCACATCCACGACGCGGGCTGGCATTTTTCGTGGGTCACCAGCCCCGAGGCGATGATCCTCAAGATGAAGAGCGTCGCCGACCAGAAGTTCATGCGCGACGAGTTCCAGGACGTCGCCTATATCGAGAGCCGGATCCGCTCCGGGCAGGACGTGCTCGACCGGCCGCTGCGCTATGTGCCGCAAGCGCTCGAGCCGCGCCAGTTTCCGCGCGGGATCGTCGAGGCGCGCGAGCGTTATGCGCGCTGGCTGATCGACGCGCCGGCGGGTGCGGGCGCGACGCGGGGGCAGGCATGA
- a CDS encoding efflux transporter outer membrane subunit, translated as MTAGAAVLLFAATGCTMAPHYQRPAAPVSGSFPSDGVYATQPGADGSHSANGQAAADIGWRNFFADPRLQALIEIALKNNRDLRVSVLNIEAARAQYQITRAGLFPTLDGTGTGNTQRLPAGVSNTGSPFISRDYNVGLSASWELDLFGRIQSLKDQALAQYLSTAQARKAAEISLISQVADQYLTLQSTDDLLKVTEDTLKTAQDSYNLTKLQFDNGTGSELDLRQAQTVVEQALANQQAEARDRAQAVNALVLLIGEPLPDDLPAGLPLDSQSLLTDIPAGLPSDLLTRRPDIMEAEQTLLAANANIGAARAAFFPKISLTAAFGTASPTLGGLFKAGTAAWSFAPNIALPIFEGGSNIANLDLAHVQKRIEIANYEKAIQTAFREVSDGLAARGTYDQQIAALARNEEAQQRRYDLSDLRYRNGVDSYLTVLTAQTDLYTAQTTLISARLARWTNLVDLYRALGGGWIEHNGDQPREADAPVDYGKPAAKAG; from the coding sequence ATGACGGCTGGCGCGGCGGTCCTGCTGTTCGCCGCCACGGGCTGCACGATGGCGCCGCATTACCAGCGCCCCGCCGCACCCGTGTCGGGCAGCTTCCCGTCCGACGGCGTCTACGCGACGCAGCCGGGCGCGGACGGCTCGCACAGCGCCAATGGCCAGGCCGCCGCCGACATCGGCTGGCGCAACTTCTTCGCCGATCCGCGCCTGCAGGCGCTGATCGAGATCGCGCTGAAGAACAATCGCGATCTGCGCGTCTCGGTGCTCAACATCGAGGCGGCGCGCGCGCAGTATCAGATCACGCGCGCGGGGCTGTTCCCGACGCTGGACGGCACCGGCACCGGCAATACGCAGCGGCTGCCGGCCGGCGTGTCGAACACGGGCTCGCCGTTCATCTCGCGTGACTACAACGTCGGTCTCTCCGCCTCGTGGGAGCTGGACCTGTTCGGCCGGATCCAGAGCCTGAAGGACCAGGCTTTGGCGCAGTACCTGTCGACGGCCCAGGCTCGCAAGGCGGCGGAGATCTCGCTGATCTCGCAGGTGGCGGACCAGTACCTGACGCTGCAATCGACGGACGACCTGTTGAAGGTCACCGAGGACACGCTGAAGACGGCCCAGGATTCGTACAACCTGACCAAGCTGCAGTTCGACAACGGCACCGGCTCGGAACTGGACCTGCGCCAGGCGCAGACGGTGGTCGAGCAGGCGCTGGCGAACCAGCAGGCCGAAGCGCGCGACCGCGCGCAAGCCGTGAACGCGCTGGTGCTGCTGATCGGCGAGCCGCTGCCCGACGATCTGCCGGCGGGCCTGCCGCTGGATTCGCAGAGCCTGCTGACCGATATCCCGGCCGGCTTGCCTTCGGACTTGCTGACGCGTCGTCCCGACATCATGGAAGCCGAGCAGACGCTGCTGGCGGCCAACGCGAACATCGGGGCGGCCCGCGCGGCCTTCTTCCCGAAGATCTCGCTGACGGCCGCGTTCGGCACGGCGAGCCCGACGCTGGGCGGCCTGTTCAAGGCCGGCACGGCGGCCTGGTCGTTCGCGCCGAATATCGCCCTGCCGATCTTCGAGGGCGGCTCGAACATCGCGAACCTCGACTTGGCGCACGTGCAGAAGCGCATCGAGATCGCGAACTACGAGAAGGCGATCCAGACGGCATTCCGCGAAGTATCGGACGGGCTGGCGGCACGCGGCACGTATGACCAGCAGATCGCGGCGCTGGCGCGCAACGAAGAGGCGCAGCAACGTCGCTACGATCTGTCGGACCTGCGCTACCGCAACGGCGTGGACAGCTACCTGACGGTGCTGACCGCGCAGACAGACCTGTACACGGCACAGACCACGCTGATCTCGGCGCGCCTGGCGCGCTGGACCAACCTGGTGGACTTGTATCGCGCGCTGGGCGGCGGCTGGATCGAGCACAACGGCGACCAGCCGCGCGAGGCCGATGCACCGGTCGACTACGGCAAGCCGGCGGCCAAGGCGGGCTGA